Proteins encoded within one genomic window of Chrysemys picta bellii isolate R12L10 chromosome 6, ASM1138683v2, whole genome shotgun sequence:
- the LOC135984313 gene encoding mediator of RNA polymerase II transcription subunit 15-like, with amino-acid sequence MKDRGHNRDTQQCRVKIKELRQAYHKAREANGRSGAEPQTCRYYAELHAILGGAATTTPTVCYDSLTGETHREDGSGNEEDEDGGTVGSSQQQGSGETGFPNSQDMFVTLDLEPVTPELTQDPQGTQETSAANVSPSQRLVNIRKRKCRTRDNMFTELQMSSHADRAQQNAWRQSMSDMRKAQYEREERWRAESRDEQSKWRAEDDRWRQLADRRQEAMLRLLEHQTDMLERMVELQERQQEQRPPLQPLCNQQPSSPSSIASSPRRPRTRWGGLRPPSHSTPDDRPSIRRLAFNKS; translated from the exons atgaaggaccgaggccataacagggacacacagcagtgccgcgtgaaaattaaggagctacggcaagcttaccacaaagccagagaagcaaacggaaggtccggggcagagccgcaaacttgccgctactacgcggagctgcatgcgatcctagggggtgcagccaccactaccccaaccgtgtgctatgactctctcactggagaaacacacagggaagatggttcggggaacgaggaagatgaggatggaggtactgtaggtagctcacagcagcaaggaagcggagaaaccggtttccccaacagccaggatatgtttgtgaccctggacctggaaccagtaacccccgaactcacccaagaccctcagggcacacaggagacctctg ctgcaaatgtttctccttcgcagaggctcgtgaacattagaaagagaaaatgtaggACGAGGGacaatatgttcacggagctgcagatgtcctcccacgctgatagagcacagcagaatgcgtggaggcagtcaatgtcggacatgagaaaagcccaatatgaacgagaggagaggtggcgggctgaatcgcgggatgaacagagcaagtggcgggctgaagacgataggtggcgtcagcttgcagacagacggcaagaggcaatgctccgtctgctggagcatcaaactgatatgctcgagcgtatggttgagttgcaggaaaggcagcaggagcagagaccgccgctacagcccctgtgtaaccaacagccctcctccccaagttccatagcctcctcaccaagacgcccaagaacacggtgggggggcctccgtccacccagtcactccaccccagatgatcgcccaagcatcagaaggctggccttcaataagagttaa